Proteins from a single region of Spodoptera frugiperda isolate SF20-4 chromosome 8, AGI-APGP_CSIRO_Sfru_2.0, whole genome shotgun sequence:
- the LOC118275828 gene encoding ribosomal RNA processing protein 36 homolog, whose translation MSSSDESDQHSSAEEQDEERTEIRSQLSTLSFEELQKLKEKIGAKVYKEALFGKKPERDAPKVFKRENKNRPREMSSKKPVRMLQAIPTVKKKEIRDPRFDPLCGEFDKKQFAEDYNFLSDIRIKDIKAIRAELKETTDPERQLKLRRLLQRLNDQHKHTKRSKVEKEAVEKNREQVEQEFRAGKQPHFKNKSEQRVEALVKQYEELKKEGSGRIQRHLKRRQQKVKKRSFKAPTGVS comes from the exons ATGAGCAGTAGTGATGAATCCGACCAACATTCTAGTGCTGAGGAGCAGGATGAGGAAAGG ACTGAAATTAGATCACAGTTATCAACGCTATCATTTGAGGaattacaaaaactaaaagAGAAAATCGGTGCCAAAGTGTACAAAGAAGCATTGTTTGGTAAAAAACCAGAGAGAGATGCTCCAAAAGTATTtaaaagggaaaataaaaatagaccaCGTGAGATGAGCTCTAAGAAGCCTGTGCGCATGCTGCAAGCTATACCAACTGTCAAGAAGAAAGAAATTCGTGACCCAAG ATTTGACCCTCTCTGCGGTGAATTCGACAAGAAACAGTTTGCTGAAGACTATAATTTTCTGTCAGATATCCGTATAAAAGACATAAAGGCTATTAGAGCCGAACTGAAAGAAACTACGGACCCTGAAAGACAGTTGAAGCTACGGAGACTACTGCAGAGATTGAATGACCAGCACAAACACACGAAGAGGAGTAAGGTGGAGAAAGAAGCAGTGGAGAAGAATAGAGAACAGGTTGAACAAGAGTTTAGGGCAGGAAAACAGCCGCACTTTAAGAATAaat CTGAACAACGAGTAGAAGCACTAGTGAAGCAGTACGAGGAACTGAAGAAGGAAGGTTCTGGAAGGATCCAGCGCCATCTCAAGCGGAGACAGCAGAAAGTTAAGAAACGATCCTTTAAGGCACCAACTGGTGTcagttaa